A segment of the Micromonospora sediminicola genome:
GGTCCGTCCGCTCGGGGAGGAAAGCGACAAATCGCCGAGGATGAGCGTCGGTCGGATAACCTCGGCAGGGTGGCCAGCTCACTGCGGACGCGGCGCGGCAGGGCCCGACTGCGCGCCGTCGCCCTGATCGGCATCGACGGCTCGGGCAAGACCACTCAGGCCCACCGGCTCGCCGAGGCGCTCACCGCCGCCGGCCACCCCGCCACCTACCACCGCAACGCCGGCGGTCGCCGCTGGCTCGGCCGCCTCGCCCAGCGGGTCGGCCGGCCGGACGCGCAACGACTCGTCGGCCGCGACGGACTGCTCGCGGTGGAGTCCGCGCTGCGCTGGCTCGCGATCGCGCTGGCCCTGGTCAGTTGCCTGGTGACCGGCCGGACGGCGGTGATGGACCGCTGGTCGGCCTGTCAGTACGCCAGCATCCGGGCGCACGGCGGGCAGCGCTGGGAACGGCTGGCCCGGGCCGGGTACCGGATCTTCCCGTCGCCCCGGGTCACGTTCCTGCTCACCCTCGACCCCGCCGAGGCGTACCGGCGGATCGAGCGGCGCGGCACCGACCACGAGAGCATGCGGTGGCTCACCGCGGCGGACGCCGCCTACCGGTCGCTGCCGGAGTACGCCGGGTTCGTGGTGGTGGACGGCAGCGGCACGCCGGAGGAGGTGTCCCGCCGGATCCGGGCGCACCTGAGCGAGTGGCTGCCGGACGACCCGCCGGCCCTGGCCGCGCCGGGCCCGGAGGGCACGCCTCGGCCCTCCGGCGGCGCGGGGCGGGACGGACCGGTGCCGGCTCAGGCCCGGCCGTAGACCGGGACGCTCGCGCCGCTGGTCGGCGCGGACTCGTCGGAGGCGAGGAAGCGGATCACGGCGGCGATCTCGGCCGGCGGCACCCACCGCCGGTGGTCGGCCTCGGGCTGGGCGGCCCGGTTGGCCGGGGTGTCGATGACGCTCGGCAGCACCGTGTTGCACCGCACTCCGTGCGGCCGGTACTCGACCGCGACCGCGTCGGCGAACGCCCGCACCGCGGCCTTGGCGGTGACGTAGCCGGCCGCGCCGGGGAACGGCGCCACCGCCGCCCGGGCCGACACGCAGACCACCGCGCCGCCGCCGGCCTCGACCAGGTGCGGCAACGCCGCCTGGGTGACCAGGTAGGTCGGGCGCAGGTTGATCCGCAGCATCCGCTCGAACTCCTCGACCGGGGTCTCGTGCACGAGCCCGCCGCTGGCGTACCCGCCGACGAGGTTGACCACCGCGCGCAACGGCGCGGCCGGCTCGTCGGTCGCCGCCTCGACCGCCCGCGCCGCCCCCTCGGGGGTCAGCAGGTCGGCCACGACCCGGACCGGACCGTCGTCCGTCCCGGGCTCCCGCTGGGGTACGACCACCCGCCAGCCGCTCCGCAGGAAGACCGCGGTGACCGCGCCCCCCAGCCCGCCCGTGCCTCCGGTCACCAGCACCGTGCGATCCGCCATGCCCACACGCTAACCGGCCGCCCGGAGGGCCGACCGGTGACCCGGCGACGGCCGTCCGGCCGGCCCGGGAGCGCATGACGGCGGACGGTCCGGTCGGCCGGCGGCACCGACTCGACCGGACCGGATGAGGCGGCCGGGCTGCGACGATGGGACCCTGGGCGAGGGGGCCGGGCGCGGAAGGCGGTAAATTTCCCGATACGCGGCGTCATGGTTGACGCTCACGGCCTGTGAAAGTAAGTTTCATCCGTGGCGAAGAGTCCGAAGATTTCTGCGAGTCACGAGCCCGGTGGACTGATCGTCCACATCAGCGGCCTCCTTCCCTCGCTGTCCCCGGCCGAGCAGCGGGTGGCCCGGCTGGTCGTCGCCGATCCGGCCGACGCGGCCCGGCGCACCATCACCGATCTCGCCACCGCCGCCGAGACATCCGAGGCGACCGTGATCCGGTTCTGCCGGTCGGTCGGCATGGACGGCTATCCCCAGCTGCGGATCCGGCTCGCCGCCGAGGCCGCGCGCCGGATCGAGCCGCCGGACGCCCGGGTGGTCGGCGGCGACATCCCGCCGGGCGCGGACCTGGCGCAGATCATCGCCACCATCGCGTTCAACGACGCGCGAGCCGTCGAGGAGACCGCCGAGCAGCTCGACCCGGCGGTCTGCGAGCAGGTCGTCGAGGCGATCGGCGCGGCCGGCCGGATCGACGTCTACGGCGCGGGCGCCAGCGGCTTCGTCGCCTCCGACTTCCAGCAGAAGCTGCACCGCATCGGCCGCATCGCGTTCTACTTCCCGGACGTGCACACCGCGCTCACCTCGGCCGCGCTGCTCGGCCGGGGCGACGTCGCGGTCGGCATCTCGCACACCGGCACCACCTCCGACGTGATCGAGGTGCTGGAGCAGGCCCGGGCGCGCGGGGCCACCACGGTGGCGCTGACCAACTTCCCCCGCTCGCCGATCTCCGACGTCGCGGACCACGTGCTCACCACCGCCGCCCGGGAGACGACCTACCGGTCCGGCGCGACGGCCAGCCGGCTGGCCCAGCTCACCGTGGTCGACTGCCTCTTCGTCGGGGTGGCCGCCCGCAGCCGGGCCCGGACCAAGAAGGCCCTGGAGGCCACCGCCGAGGCCGTCCAGTCGCACCGGGTGGGTCCCGGGCGGAGGCGGGGATGACGGCGGGCCGGGTGGAGCGGGACGAGGTGGCCGTGGTGCGTCCGGTGGTGCGCGTCGGCGCGCCGACCGAGCGGCGCAACCCGCAGAGCGTCGACCTCGACCTGATGTCGACCCGGGACGTGCTCACCGTCATCAACGAGGCCGACCGGCGGGTGCCGGCCGCGGTGGCCGCCGTGCTCGACGAGATCGCCGAGACCGTCGACCTGGCCGTCGCCGCGCTGCGCGGCGGGCACCGGGTGCACTACTTCGGCGCCGGCACCTCCGGCCGTCTCGGCGTGCTGGACGCGGCCGAGCTGGCCCCCACGTTCAACTCGCCCCGGCACTGGTTCTGCGCGCACCTCGCCGGGGGCCCGGAGGCCATGTGGCGCGCCGTCGAGGACGCCGAGGACGACGAACGGGGCGGCGCCGCCGAGGCGGGCGAGTGCGTGCACCCCGGCGACCTGGTGGTCGGCCTGGCGGCCAGCGGGCGCACCCCGTACGTCCTCGGGGCGCTCGCCGCGTCCCGGGCCCAGGGGGCCGGGACCGTGCTGCTGTGCGCCAACCCGGAGGCCGAGGCCGCCCCGTCGGTGGACGTGTTCATCGGGGTGGACACCGGACCCGAGGTGGTCACCGGGTCGACCCGGATGAAGGCGGGCACCGCGCAGAAGCTGGTGCTGAACACGTTCTCCACGGCCGTCATGGTGCGCCTGGGCCGGGTCTACTCGAATCTGATGATCGACATGGTGGCCACCAACGCCAAGTTGCGCGGCCGGATGATCTCGATCCTGGTGGAGGCGACCGGGTGCGCCGAGGAGGTCTGCCGGGTCGCCCTGCGGGAGGCCGACGGCGACCTCAAGACCGCCCTGGTGGCGCTGGTCTCCGGCGCGGAGGTGCCCGCCGCCCGGGCCGCGCTGGCCCGCTCCGCCGACCAGGTACGCGGCGCCCTGGCCCTGCTCGCCTCCTGACCCCGAGCGCGAAACCACCCGCCCGGCGCATCCGCCCGGCGGGTGCGACGCGTATCACGTGGCGGGAGGGGACGTCTCTCCCCGAGCGGATTGTTCAACGAGGCGGAGGGTAATCCTCACCGTGGCTGAACCGGTGGGTCCACGGGCGCGTATCAGGCAGTGACCAGGATCGCAATGACGCGGTGACGCGGCTCGCTGTGTTCATGGAACAGGCAATGGTGCCATTCCATGGACGGACGGCGATTCCGCTGCTCCCGCGCCCACCACCAGGGCGGCCACGAGTCGCCCGAGCAGGGGTCCTGACAGGAAACATGGACCGGGCTCTCAGCTACTACTCAGGCATTCGTGACAGTTTCGACTCACGACATGGAATCCCCGACGCGTCACATCTGTTGTGTAGGTGTCAGCACCTACGGGCACAGCGGAGGTTACGGGGAGGGCTGATGAACGTGGGGATGGCAAGGAACCGGGCAACCGGCGCGAGCGAGGGGACCGTGGCAATCGTGGACAAGAACATCGGCATGCGTACCGACGAGGTCGCCGAGGAGCGGGACCTGGTCGGCGTCTACCTGCACGAGATCTCCCGGACGCCGCTGCTGGACGCCGCCCGCGAGGTGGATCTCTCCAAGGCGATCGAGGCGGGTCTCTACGCCGAGCACCTGCTCGACACCGACCGGCTCCCCGACGGGGCCACCCGGGAGGAACTGGAGCGCGTGGTGGCCGAGGGGGAGCGGGCGAAGGACCTGTTCATCCGCGCCAACCTGCGGCTGGTCGTCTCCATCGCCCGGCGCTACGTGCGCTCCGGCATGCCCATGCTGGACCTGATCCAGGAGGGCAACACCGGCCTGGTCCGCGCGGTCGAGAAGTTCGACTACGAGCGTGGCTTCAAGTTCTCCACCTATGCGACCTGGTGGATCCGGCAGGCGATCAGCCGGGCCATCGCCCAGCAGGAGCGCACCGTCCGGCTGCCCGTGCACCTGGTGGAGGACGTCAACCGGATGCGCAACGTGGCCCGGCAGCTCACCCGCGAGCTGGGCAGCGACCCGGAGCCGGAGCAGATCGCGACCGCGCTCGGCGTCACCGTCGAGCGGGTCAACGAGCTGCGCCGCTGGTCGCAGGACACCGTCTCGCTGGACACCCCGGTGGGCGACGACGGCGACACCAACCTCGGTGACCTGGTCGCCGACAGCGACGCGCCGTCGCCGGAGGAGATCGTGCTGACCGGCCTGGAGCGGCAGCGGATCGAGGGTCTGCTCAACCACCTCGACGACCGGTCGGCCGGCATCATGCGGGCCCGCTACGGCCTGGAGGACGGGCGTGAGCACTCGCTGACCGAGGTCGCGTCGCGGTTCTCGCTCTCCCGGGAGCGGATCCGCCAGCTGGAGATCCAGGCCCTCGGCCGGCTGCGTGAGCTGGCCCGCGCCGAAGGGCTGCAGGCGGCCTGACCTGGTAGTAATGGAAACGACGAACGGCCGGCGTCCGACAGGGGGACGCCGGCCGTTCGTCGTTGCGGGTCAGACCCGGCCGTAGCCGGCGATGCTCATGATGTTCATGCCCCGCTTGCTGACGTTGCGGCCCGCGCTCGGCGCGTCGATGATCTGACCGCCGCCGACGTAGAGCGCCACGTGTCCGAGGCCGGAGTAGAACACCAGGTCGCCCGGTTGCAGTTGGCTGCGACTGATCCGCGTCACCGCGTCCCACTGTTGCGCCGCGCTGTGCGGCAGCGACTTCCCGGCGGCCCGCCAGGCGGCCAGCGTGAGCCCGGAGCAGTCGTAGCTGCCGGGGCCGTCGTCGCCGTAGCCGTAGGGCTTGCCGACCGCGCCGTAGGCGTACCGCACCGCGACGCCGGCCTTGCCGGAGACGGCCGGGGGCGTGCCCGCCGAACTCGCCTTGACCGGGGCCTCGGTGGCCCGACCGTACGCCTTGCGACGCATCTCGTAGAGGCCGGACAGGTCCGCCTCGATCCGCTTCTTGGCGGCGGCCAGCTGCTTGGCCTGCGCCGCCTCCTTCGCCAGCGTGACGTCCAGCCGGGTCTTCTGGTCGATCAGCCGGCGCTGGTCACCGGTGAAGCTGTCGATGGTGCGCTGCCGCTGGCGGGTGAGCTGGTCGAGCGTGCCCAGCCGGTCCGGCAACGACGCCGGACCGCCCGGCTCCAGCAGGGCCGCCGCGGTGCGCATGCCGCCGGTCTTGTACGCCGTCGCGGCGATCGCGCCCACGTCGGCGCGACTCCGCTCGGCCTGGTCCTGCAACGGGCCGATCCGGGCCTCCAACGTGGCCGCGGTGGCCTTGTTGGCCTTGATCTCCTCGTTGAGCTTGTTGTACGACTCGACGATTCGCTCCAGCTCAGTCGAGGACTTCTCGATCTGCTTCGTCAGCTCGGCGGGGGTGGGCTCGGCCCGAGCCACCGACGCCGGAGCGAGCAGCGCGGCCGAGAGGCCGGCCACCGCCAGCGAGCGGAGCAGCATCCGTAAGGACGACAAGAGCGGAAAGCTCCTCTCCACGGTCGACGGGAGGCGTTCCACGCCCCGTCGACACCGACCCGGCGCCGTCCGGGCGGACGGCGGTCGACCGGACCGACCTGGACAACCTAACCCGTGATCGGAGTGGACGGGAGTTCAAGCAGGGGCGAAAGTTGGCAAAGTGTCGGAAAGTGACAATGGGGCAGCTGACCGTCCGTGACCGTTTCGCGGACCTCGCGTCGCGTGCTTCGGCGCTCCTGGGCGGAAGGCGCGACTCGCCCGATTCGTCGTTCTGGACGGATGTCGCCAGCCCACGCCAGGCAAAGTCACGACAAAGACGGAAATCGTTCTCTGTTTCCGGCGGGCCGGTCCGGCGACGTGCCGGCCGGGCGGGCGAAAACCCGAGGTCGGGTGGCGTGTCCGCCACACAATGAAGCGCGGAACCGGGAATCCCCACCACGGGATCCGCGACCCCGGGAGGCCGCCGTGCAGACCGATCGCTCCTCCGCCCGCCCGCCCCGGTCGCCGCACGCGACCGCGCCCACGCTGCTCTACGCCCGACCCGGCATCGTCGTCACCGCCGAGCGTTTCACCGTCGGCCGCAACAGCTGGGCGGTGACCGAGATCACCCAGCTCTGGACCACCCGCGGGCCGCACGACCGGCTCGCCGTGCGGGCGGTCGCCGTCTCCGCCGCGCTGATCGCCGCGGTCGGCCTGCTGCTCGGCTTCACCGGCGGCCTGGAGCGGCTCACCGCCGGGGCGTACCTGACGCTCGGCGCGGTGGGACTGCTGCCGCTGCTGCTGGTGCTGCTCGGCGACCGCTGGCGCCCGCCCGCACACGAGTTGTGGGGGCGGATCCGGGGTGCCGAGGTGCTGCTGTTCAGCAGCGACGACGAGCGGCAGTTCGGCCAGGTGACCCGCGCGCTGCGCCGGGCCCGCGAGGGCGCGCGCCTCGGTGGCTGGACCGACCCGCCCGCCGCCGCGCCGTGGCGGCCGGCACGCTGAGCCCGGCCCGCGGCGGTCCGGGGTCAGCCGGCGACCGGCTCCGGGGTGCGGGGCCGGTTCCCGGCGGCCACCCAGTGGCTCACCCGCCGTTCCGCGTAGAACGAGACGAACGGCACGGTGCCGGCGAGCATCACCAGCAGCATCCGCTTCAACGGCCAGTCGGCCCGGCGGGACAGGTCGAAGGTGAGCGCCAGGTAGAGCATGTAGAGCCAGCCGTGCGCGACGCCGACCACGGCCACCACGCTCGGGTTGTCGAAGCCGTACTTCAGCGGCATGCCGATCAGGACCAGCACCACCAGCGCCACGCCCACGATCCAGGCGATCACGCGGTACCGGGTAAGGGCTCCGCCCACCGTCGTCCGTCCTTCCGCACCGGCCTCAGCCGGGATAGTCGCCGGGCCGGGAGCCCGGATTCGCGTTCAACCAGGAAAGGTAGCGGTTGTAGGCGGCCAGCTCGCCGTCGTCCGCCCCGTCGAGCGGCGCCGCCGGCACCCGGACGGCGCGCACCGGCCGGCGTACCGCCGGGGTGGTGGTGACCGGCTCCGGGTCGGCGGCCGCCGACGGTGGCGGCGCGGTCGACGGCCCGGGCGCGGCGCGCAGCGCGTGCCGCACCTCACGCCACCAGACGAAGACCACGAAACCGGCGAAGACCGGCCACTCGATCGCGTAGCCGAAGCTCAGCGCGTTGCCCTGGGCGGCCCGGGTCACCTGCCACCAGCCCAGCCCGAGGAAGCCCACCACCAGCACGACCATGGCCACGTGGCGGACGATCCACGCCGGTGTCCAGAGCCGCTGCATGCCATCGAGGGTACCGGGGCCGCCGGCCGTCTCCGACGCGGCGTCGTAGGTGCCCCGGGTTTGGTGGCAGCCGCGCTGGGCATCCGTCTAGTCGCCAGCCCGAACGAGACGAGGGGGCGACGATGACCGAATCGGTACGCCGGGACGCCAGCCCGGAGCAGCGGGTCACCGAGTGGGACGGCGACCACGCCCGCACCACCGGGGCCGGCGACGGTGAGGTGCTCGGGGTGGACCCCGCCGAGCTGGGCGACGAGGACCTGATCCGGGAGATGCAGAGCCTGCACCGCACCCGGCTGGACACGCTGCGGCACGCCACCGACTCCGCGCTCGCCAACCACCTGCGTCGGACCGCCGAGCTGGAGACCGAGTACCTGGCCCGCCACCCGGGCCGGGAGGTCGACCCGAGCCGGCTGCGGGACGCCTGATGGCCAGCCACGCCGAGCGCGGCATGTCCGCGCCGCCCGAGGTGGTGTTCAACACCGCGACCGACCCGGACCGCTCCTCCGCGTGGTTGCCGGAGGAGCTGCGCCGCTCCGGCGACTGCCAGGTGGAGGTGGTCGACGCCGAGGACATGCGGGCCCGGTGGAGCGCCGCCGACTGGTCCGCGGAGATCGACGTGGAGCCGGCCGACGCCGGAGGCGCCCGGGTACGCCTGGACCTGGCCGGTCCGGACCACGCCCTGGCCGACGAGATCCTGGCCAACCTCGACCGCGAGGTGGCCGACAACCTGACCGCCGGCTGAGCCCGGCCCGCCACGACGCACGAGAGGGAGGCCGGGTTGACCGGGAGTGGCCTGAAGCAGAAGGTGGCGCGCCTGCGCCAGGCGTACGCGCCGCACGAGCACCGACCGCTGGAGGGCTACCTGAAGGCGATGGGCACCTACGCCGGGGTGACCGCGGCGCTGGTCGGGCTGGTCCGGGCGACCGGCCGGCCGGTGCCGGAGCGGCCCTCGCCCGGCGACGTGGTGCTGCTCTCGGTCGCCACGCACAAACTGAGCCGGCTGCTGTCCAAGGACGCGATCACCAGCCCGCTGCGGGCGCCGTTCACCCGCTACGACCACCCGATCGGCAGCGGCGAGGTGATGGAGCAGGTCCGGGACGAGGGCAGCCCCACCCGGCACGCGCTCGGCGAGCTGGTCAGCTGCCCGTTCTGCCTGGCGGTCTGGGTGGCCACCGGGCTCACCGGCGGCCTGGTGCTGGCGCCCCGGCTGACCCGGCTGGTCGCCACCGCGCTGACCGCGGTGGCCGCCTCCGACTTCCTCCAGATGGGCTACGCGGTGGCCCAGCAGGCCGCCGAGGGTGGGCACCACGAGAAGTGAGCACGACTCGACGGGGCCGGCGCGAGTGCGCCGGCCCCGTCGTCGTCGCGCCGGAGATCAGGTGGGGGTGGTGCCGTGGTCCTCGCCGGCCCAGCCGCGTGACGTCTCCGGCTCGCGCTCGTCCTCGTCCGCCCCGGTGATGATGTCCCGGTCCACCGCCGTGCGGTCGTGCTCGTTGGCGAAGTCCGGCTCCGGCAGCGTGTCCATGCCCTCCGGGGGCTGGCCGAGCGCCGCCAGGTGCTCGTGCTCGGGCTCGCGGTCGGTCATGTCGGGTCCTCTCGGTCGGGCGGGTGTTCAGGCGACCGTGCCGCCCAGCAGTTCGGCCGCCTCGTCGACCGCGTACTCGCCCTGGGGGAGCGCGGCGATCCGGGTGAGCAGCTCGGCCGGGAGCTCGGCGGCCACCGCGCGGCGGTAGATGTCGGCCTGGGTGATCCGTTCCTGACCGCGGTAGAGGTCGTCGAGCAGGTCGTCGAGCGGCCTGGTGTCCGGCTGCTCGGTCACGGGCGCGTCATCGGTCACGCCGACCACCTACCCGGCCCCGAACCGGTCAAACTCCCCCCAACCCCGCTCAGGCCAGGGTCGGCAGCGTGGCGCGACGCGCCCGGACGGCCTGGGCCAGGTGGTCCAGGACCTCGCCGGTGGTGTCCCAGCCGATGCAGGCGTCGGTGATCGACCGGCCGTACTCCAGCTCCCGCGTCGGGTCCAGGTCCTGCCGGCCGGGGAGCAGGAAGCTCTCCAGCATGATGCCCACGATCCCGCGCTGCCCGGCGGCGAGCTGCGCCGCCACGTCGGCGGCCACCACCGGCTGGTTGCGGTGGTCCTTGCCGCTGTTGGCGTGGCTGGCGTCGACCACGACCCGCTCGGGCAGGCCGGCCGCGCGCAGCAGGTCCAGCGCCCCGGCCACCGACTCCGCGTCGTAGTTGGGCCGGCCGCCCCCGCCGCGCAGCACCAGGTGACCGTCGGCGTTGCCCCGGGTGTGCATGATCGCCGGGGTGCCGGAGACGTCGATGCCGGGGAAGACGTGCGGCACGCCGGCGGCGCGGATCGCGTCGACCGCGGTGGCGATGCTGCCGTCGGGCC
Coding sequences within it:
- a CDS encoding dTMP kinase translates to MASSLRTRRGRARLRAVALIGIDGSGKTTQAHRLAEALTAAGHPATYHRNAGGRRWLGRLAQRVGRPDAQRLVGRDGLLAVESALRWLAIALALVSCLVTGRTAVMDRWSACQYASIRAHGGQRWERLARAGYRIFPSPRVTFLLTLDPAEAYRRIERRGTDHESMRWLTAADAAYRSLPEYAGFVVVDGSGTPEEVSRRIRAHLSEWLPDDPPALAAPGPEGTPRPSGGAGRDGPVPAQARP
- a CDS encoding SDR family NAD(P)-dependent oxidoreductase, producing the protein MADRTVLVTGGTGGLGGAVTAVFLRSGWRVVVPQREPGTDDGPVRVVADLLTPEGAARAVEAATDEPAAPLRAVVNLVGGYASGGLVHETPVEEFERMLRINLRPTYLVTQAALPHLVEAGGGAVVCVSARAAVAPFPGAAGYVTAKAAVRAFADAVAVEYRPHGVRCNTVLPSVIDTPANRAAQPEADHRRWVPPAEIAAVIRFLASDESAPTSGASVPVYGRA
- a CDS encoding MurR/RpiR family transcriptional regulator; translated protein: MAKSPKISASHEPGGLIVHISGLLPSLSPAEQRVARLVVADPADAARRTITDLATAAETSEATVIRFCRSVGMDGYPQLRIRLAAEAARRIEPPDARVVGGDIPPGADLAQIIATIAFNDARAVEETAEQLDPAVCEQVVEAIGAAGRIDVYGAGASGFVASDFQQKLHRIGRIAFYFPDVHTALTSAALLGRGDVAVGISHTGTTSDVIEVLEQARARGATTVALTNFPRSPISDVADHVLTTAARETTYRSGATASRLAQLTVVDCLFVGVAARSRARTKKALEATAEAVQSHRVGPGRRRG
- a CDS encoding N-acetylmuramic acid 6-phosphate etherase, producing the protein MTAGRVERDEVAVVRPVVRVGAPTERRNPQSVDLDLMSTRDVLTVINEADRRVPAAVAAVLDEIAETVDLAVAALRGGHRVHYFGAGTSGRLGVLDAAELAPTFNSPRHWFCAHLAGGPEAMWRAVEDAEDDERGGAAEAGECVHPGDLVVGLAASGRTPYVLGALAASRAQGAGTVLLCANPEAEAAPSVDVFIGVDTGPEVVTGSTRMKAGTAQKLVLNTFSTAVMVRLGRVYSNLMIDMVATNAKLRGRMISILVEATGCAEEVCRVALREADGDLKTALVALVSGAEVPAARAALARSADQVRGALALLAS
- a CDS encoding sigma-70 family RNA polymerase sigma factor, with product MARNRATGASEGTVAIVDKNIGMRTDEVAEERDLVGVYLHEISRTPLLDAAREVDLSKAIEAGLYAEHLLDTDRLPDGATREELERVVAEGERAKDLFIRANLRLVVSIARRYVRSGMPMLDLIQEGNTGLVRAVEKFDYERGFKFSTYATWWIRQAISRAIAQQERTVRLPVHLVEDVNRMRNVARQLTRELGSDPEPEQIATALGVTVERVNELRRWSQDTVSLDTPVGDDGDTNLGDLVADSDAPSPEEIVLTGLERQRIEGLLNHLDDRSAGIMRARYGLEDGREHSLTEVASRFSLSRERIRQLEIQALGRLRELARAEGLQAA
- a CDS encoding C40 family peptidase — protein: MSSLRMLLRSLAVAGLSAALLAPASVARAEPTPAELTKQIEKSSTELERIVESYNKLNEEIKANKATAATLEARIGPLQDQAERSRADVGAIAATAYKTGGMRTAAALLEPGGPASLPDRLGTLDQLTRQRQRTIDSFTGDQRRLIDQKTRLDVTLAKEAAQAKQLAAAKKRIEADLSGLYEMRRKAYGRATEAPVKASSAGTPPAVSGKAGVAVRYAYGAVGKPYGYGDDGPGSYDCSGLTLAAWRAAGKSLPHSAAQQWDAVTRISRSQLQPGDLVFYSGLGHVALYVGGGQIIDAPSAGRNVSKRGMNIMSIAGYGRV
- a CDS encoding DUF6232 family protein, with translation MQTDRSSARPPRSPHATAPTLLYARPGIVVTAERFTVGRNSWAVTEITQLWTTRGPHDRLAVRAVAVSAALIAAVGLLLGFTGGLERLTAGAYLTLGAVGLLPLLLVLLGDRWRPPAHELWGRIRGAEVLLFSSDDERQFGQVTRALRRAREGARLGGWTDPPAAAPWRPAR
- a CDS encoding DUF3817 domain-containing protein — its product is MGGALTRYRVIAWIVGVALVVLVLIGMPLKYGFDNPSVVAVVGVAHGWLYMLYLALTFDLSRRADWPLKRMLLVMLAGTVPFVSFYAERRVSHWVAAGNRPRTPEPVAG
- a CDS encoding DUF6158 family protein; its protein translation is MTESVRRDASPEQRVTEWDGDHARTTGAGDGEVLGVDPAELGDEDLIREMQSLHRTRLDTLRHATDSALANHLRRTAELETEYLARHPGREVDPSRLRDA
- a CDS encoding DUF1360 domain-containing protein; translation: MTGSGLKQKVARLRQAYAPHEHRPLEGYLKAMGTYAGVTAALVGLVRATGRPVPERPSPGDVVLLSVATHKLSRLLSKDAITSPLRAPFTRYDHPIGSGEVMEQVRDEGSPTRHALGELVSCPFCLAVWVATGLTGGLVLAPRLTRLVATALTAVAASDFLQMGYAVAQQAAEGGHHEK